ATTATTTAACCATTAAAGTGTAAaaacttacaatattaaacactttacaattattaacacctAAGAGCCCCTAGCgatttttttcaaccttgagaaCAGCAAACCCACAGCAGACCCAGCACAGCAGCAAACCAGAGCAGACGCATAGCTGGGCAGGGGCATGgtcaattatttattcataacatttaaaaattagaaatctTTTGAAAAATACAAACATTAGCGATTTCTAAAATACATTCACTTTCCATCTTTCCGCAAACGCCCTCTTTATATAATTTTGACGGCCTCTCATAGTCTCATTTTCTTCCCGCCAATCTGTTCTTCTACATTCCTTTCTCTGCACGGGAGGGACGCTTATCCTTCAGCTGCTCTGCACAAAGTAAATGGAATTTAAGCTCAGCGGAAATGAGCTGAAAACCTTCACCCGCTCGATCACTTGCCTTGCGCGCATTGGCAACGAGCTCGTCGTTCAAGCATCCGATTCACTGGTTCTTCTATTTCACCTCCATATTTGTTGATTTTATGTTTATGTTAGCAATGTTCAGTGGTTAAGTGCGTGAATCTATACACCTATCGAAATTTTTTATCGACAAAACACATTTTCAATCATATTGGGGTCAGTCTATGAAGGAGAAGCTTTTTTTgtttaggggggggggggggggggttaattTAGCTAATTAGGGTTTAGAGGATttatcatccaaaaaaaaagaagaaatctgTATATAGATTGCAGTTGGAAAATTCCAATCAAATAGCTGTTTTGCACTGGGGAGATCAACTGCAGAATGCATAtggaaattaattttgttttgcatAGAACTAAAATGTTTATTTGGAGAGGTTTTGTGTTGTTCAAACAGTTCATTCAGTAATCATTACACTCTCAGACCTCTCGGTTATGCTATAAATCAGAAAATATGTGCAAGGAGTTCACGGGTTtacttcatttcattttatattcatatactGTATTTTATCATCACTCAGATTCCTTATCCAAAGGAACTTCtaaactagaaggaaaaattatattacttggGATGTTGTGATGTTTGATTTgaagtttatttatttgaattaatttccTTTGGCAGCTTACTCTTCTCACACTAAACTCGTCAAGGACTGCCCATCTGTCTATCACATTTAAACCTGATTTTTTCAATGTCTACACAATTTCAGCAGGTCAAGTGAAATTCAGTGTGCTCATAAAGGTATTAGCTTTCACAATATGTTTTACAGTCTGTATTATAATTGCACTGCTGTGTTAATATTTACTTCTAATGGTGTGTACAGGCTGTTTGTTCCGTACTTAGAACGCCCTTTGCAAGTATTGACCATTTAAGTGTGTCATTACCTGATCATGATGCATCCAAGGTGCAGTGGACATTGGACTGTTACAATGGTAATAGTCTGTTTTACTTGAAAAGCTTCTTTCTCCCTTGTTTTGTGCATTTTTTGCTGTAGTTTTTCCTACACTTAGAAGATTTATACTAGTTCCTTCCACTCAAAACAATTTGCTAAGAAAGGTGCAGTAATAGTTCAATGCATGCAGACGTGACAGCTATTTTGCTAAACTTTATTTTTCTGGTAGATTACATACTAACTTTTGTGACCCTTTTTTTGTGGTGCTATGAGGCTGGAATTTATAATGTCATAGGTCTTTTATGACTGATCTCAGTTGGAAACATCTGGTTTTTGCATTTGTATGTGAATTATTCTTGGGGGTTGTAGAAGGGAACATTTTGTGTCGAACTTTTGACAAGGTCAATGTAGACATCAAAATATTCTAATTAGTTATTGAATAGTGTATGTAGTAAAGACTATACACATATCACATTGACACATTTTGTTTTTAGCACGATTTCTGTTTAATTTTCTCCATTATTGGGAACTAGGAAATATTCAAATGATTTGCTAATTTTTCAGGTATCAGGAAAGCCTATTGGATTAATTGCAATGTCAACCCTGACATACAACAGTTATCCATAGATAGAACAATGCTTCCTAGCAATTTGGTGGTGAGACCTCGTGATCTCAATAGGTTATTGTCTAATTTTCAGGCATATCTTCAGGAGATCACTGTCATAGCAACGGAACCTTCTCTGTTGCCTCCTGATTCTGTGAATGAAATTGGAGGCAAATCTGTTGAGCTTAGAAGCTATATAGACCCAACCAAAGGTATTTAAGGGTATTTTCCTATATCTTTTCCTTATATCCTTAACTCATGGGTACATTGAAGTGTTAAATTTTCATTGGCAGAAAATGATTCATCGCTGCACACACAGTTATGGATAGATCCTACCGAAGAGTTTTTGCAATATAGCCACGCTGGAAATCCAGTAGATGTGACTTTTGGAGTGAAAGATTTGAAGGTATCTGGATTGTTTACTATTATGTCAGTCACTTAGAGTAAATTATGTAATCCATAACTGAACCTTCTTAAGTGAACAACCATTCTGCTAATGAAAGTCATCCAATCTTCATAATTTTGCTGAAAAGATATTATAGATAACACCAAGAATTCTCTTTCATCTTCAATGAACATAACTTTTTTATTGGTTTTATGAGGGTTGCAGAAATtccgcctaggcaccgattaatcgcCGCCTAGATGCTAGGCGTTGGCCGACCGCCTAGTGTATCACCATAATTGGTGGTCTAGGCAGCTGGCCAGTTAGGCCGACTAGGCCGCTTAAGTGCCGCCTAGGCCACCTAGGTCTCCTGGGCGCCGACTAGGCACCGGCTAggtcgcctagtcggccgattagctattgttcacatctttttaaatgagttatttcactcaaaacaacatcattttgagcgaaataaccctaaattgttcaaattctagatgttttttaggttaatatttaatattttagtattaactattaaaatattaaatagtttataattatcaagtcttaaaattaaaatatatatatacgaatttttaaaaaataaaaagtaaaataaaaaatacacgggcgccaaTTAGTTCCCACCTAGGCGCCCCCGAGTGCCTAGCGATTTTCTCAGCCATGGTTTTATCTACGAATTTCTGTTGCAGGCGTTTGTTTCTTTCTGTGAGGGATGTGAAGTTGATGTACGCTTCCATTTCAAAGAAGCTGGCGAGTAAGATATATTACTTTCTGATCCTTTAACTATATACTTCAAGATGCATTCAATTGGATATGATTTCTACTGCATTTTTTGTCAGTTGGAGAGTTCCTTTTTCATTAGATTGTATGCATAATTTTTCCTCTAAATCCACATTGTTCACCTCACTAAAATACTTGATAGTTTAGAATGCACTTTTAGTATTGTATGCATTGATTGGGACACCTAAGTTATGAGAAAAAGGAGGAACAAAAGGTAAAACAAGAAATCTTGGTATCCATATTTGAGGGCTCATTTTTGAACATGTTCAATGGATTTCTATTTTATCATCATCTCTATTGTCTTTTCATGCAAGCCTCAAGATGCCCTAGGAATGCATTTGAGGGTCACTATTGCATTCCTTCTTTGTGTCAGTCTGTATATTCAACTTCTGTGAccaatcaatttctcattttaTGTACATCCACAATGTTATTCTTGATTCTGCTATTTTACAAGCATATTGGCTCGTTATCAAAATCTGAATCTGTATTTGTTTACAGGCCAGTTCTGATGGAACCAAAGTTTGGTTTAGATGATGGCTCCAGTACAAACTTTGATGCAGCACTGGTGCTTGCAACCATGCTTACGTCACAGCTCAATAGTACAAACTCCACAGACTGCCCCCAACCAGCAAACACTTCACGTGGTCAGGCTGATCAGGAAACAGGGCCCCAAACACATGATCAGTCAAGAGGAAGTAATCCTGAACCTCCATCTGGTCATACCAGAATTTGGTCTGACCTTTCAGGTAATCTTTTGCTGTTTTGTTATATGTAATGACGACCACAATACATATGTTTATGCTTTCCATGAATCAAACTATCAGGAAATGGTGGCAATGCAGTTGATATGCAAGTTCAAGTAGATAAAACTTTGACTACTAATGAACAACAAGAAATTCAGAGAATTGGTTCCATTCGGATATCTAAAGTTGATGCTGCAGCAGGAAATATGCCTTGTGGTTCTAATGAGTATCCTGCAATTTCTTTGATATttacttttttcaaaaagtttgtTAACCCTCTACATATAATGTGTAAGTTCCTTAATTGACTTGCAGAGTCAAAGTGATAACTTGATGCATATTAGGATGTTTTGGAATTTTATAACTGCAATACCTGTTAAATCTAACACTTCCCCAAATAATAGCCTTTTTAATCACATTTTAGAATTTAGTGAGGTAGCAGTAATGATCTTATAGAACCAAAAACTATTATGTCATTCCTTAAAAACCCTAAATGTTGGGTAgatgattttaattttgaagGGTATGATTTTGGATTTTGGAATAATATCTCTGAACTCCAGTAGCTACCATTCACATTGAAGGGAAATCATTCAATACAAATCTCCCGGTGTTTTAAGAGCTTATGCATGACTGAGTTCTGCAATTACCATGCAACTTCTTTAGTTATAGGATATTCTTTAAGCATTTCGTGTTTGTTGTAAACTGCAAAGTCTGAAGAAATTTTTCCTTGATCACATGACTTAGCTGCCGTAACGTGGAAACAGATCACATGGATGAACCACGAGGTTCGTCACAGTACAACACTGAACTATTCATTTCAATCTTGTCAGGTTAACTACTATAacaaagcattttttttttctcaggTAGCGAAGCAACTGCCACTCGAGCTTCTAAATACCATCCAAGTAACTGGGTAGATGCagatgaggaagatgatgaaggcGATGATGACTCAGAGTTTGTTGTAGAGGCAACACCACCACATCATTAGTTGTCCCTTGCAAGCAATCTTTCGAAGGTGGTCTCTACTGTAAGTGTATGCCTgtcatttgtgttttaatacCAGTGCCCAAGCCCCTAAAGAAAATTGAGGTCTGCGAAGATATATTCTGTTCTATGAATAGTCACCTAACCTAAAAAACTGTCTAATTGACCAAATGGTAGATTTGTAAACAACATATATCTTCCTCTTTTTTGGTCAATCTTTATTCTCCTCAGATctactaagaaaaaaaaaaaaaaactctccagATTTGTTGATCTAGGCTTTCAATGATGATGGCCGGGGCATGGTGTTTTGATGTACATCTATGCTTAAAGTTTGAGTGGGGATGCATCAACTAGTAAATGATACACAAAGTTGGTGACTTTTGTCTCTCGTCTTCTAGTATTAGCCTCacaaaatgaattaataaattatataaacttTGGGTACAAaagattttgttaatatattgcTTTTAAGTATAAATTGTGCCTAGCAACCTAACCACAATACCACATCCAGTTGACTAATTGGTAGATTTCTAAACATTTTACATAGGCTTTACACTTTGCAGCCAACTGGAAATTGGAATGATTTTGAGGTTTGGACAATAAGTCCAATGATTCTGGTGCTGTGGTTGGGTATGAAAGATAtagttgaaaaatgaaaatatttaagaaattaGTAAATCTTCTATATTGGAAATATTTAAGTCCAACGATTTTGAGGTTTGGACATGAGTGCATGCCCTTGCCAATTGCCAGTTATGATCCTGGAACAGTGGTTCCATGCCAGGATGTCATTCAACACTAATGACTGTGGTCCTTTTTCTTATAT
This region of Ipomoea triloba cultivar NCNSP0323 chromosome 15, ASM357664v1 genomic DNA includes:
- the LOC116007163 gene encoding cell cycle checkpoint control protein RAD9A codes for the protein MEFKLSGNELKTFTRSITCLARIGNELVVQASDSLLTLLTLNSSRTAHLSITFKPDFFNVYTISAGQVKFSVLIKAVCSVLRTPFASIDHLSVSLPDHDASKVQWTLDCYNGIRKAYWINCNVNPDIQQLSIDRTMLPSNLVVRPRDLNRLLSNFQAYLQEITVIATEPSLLPPDSVNEIGGKSVELRSYIDPTKENDSSLHTQLWIDPTEEFLQYSHAGNPVDVTFGVKDLKAFVSFCEGCEVDVRFHFKEAGEPVLMEPKFGLDDGSSTNFDAALVLATMLTSQLNSTNSTDCPQPANTSRGQADQETGPQTHDQSRGSNPEPPSGHTRIWSDLSGNGGNAVDMQVQVDKTLTTNEQQEIQRIGSIRISKVDAAAGNMPCGSNDCRNVETDHMDEPRGSEATATRASKYHPSNWVDADEEDDEGDDDSEFVVEATPPHH